The following is a genomic window from Moorella sp. Hama-1.
CCACTCCCGTTTCCTGGAGTACGCCCTGACGGAGATGGCGGCCCGGACAAATAAACCCGGCTTCTTCAACGTGGGCCGGATCATGGCCAATTCCCAGGCTATTTCCGCCGACGTCACCGCCGGGGTCGACCCCACCTATGAGAATGTTTTTGATATGCATAACGCCTCCCTGATGGGGCACGGTGTGGTCTTGAACAAATACTCCGGCTCCCGGGGTAAATACGACGCCAATGACGCCAGCGCCGAGTTCATGGGCCGCCTGCGGGATATCTTTAACCGCCAGCATGTCATCTGGCAGAGCGGGGAGATGGGCAAGGTCGACGCCGGCGGCGGCGGCACCATTGCCAAGTTCCTGGCCTATTTCGGCCTGGATGTGGCCGACTGTGGCCCGGCCCTGCTGTCCATGCACGCCCCCCTGGAGATCGCCAGCAAAGTGGATGTCTATATGGCCTACCGGGCCTACGGCGCTTTCCTTGCCAGCTGAAGCTTTAAGCAGGAAAAGAGTAATTTATGTAGAAAACTATAGTTAAAGATTATAAGCACCCTGCCGGTGGAGCACGCCAGGTGCTTTTCTTTTAGAGAGGGGTGGATCCTATGGAAAAAGTGGTAGACGCCCGGGGGCAGGCCTGCCCCCTGCCGGTTATCCAGACTAAAAAGGCCATGGAAGCCCTGGGGCCGGAGGCCGAGGTGGTAACCATTGTCGACAATGAAGTCGCCAGGGACAATGTCCTGAAACTGGCCCGGAGCCTGGAGTGTGAGACGGAGGTCAGGGAACAGGGGAGCGATTACTATATCCACATCCGCAAAGAGGCTATGCCTACGACCCGGTTAACCGTTGGCACCGGCCAGGTGTTACTGGTCAGTGCCGCTACCCTGGGCCGCGGTTCCGATGAACTGGGAAGCATCCTGATGCGAAGCTTCCTTTACAGCCTGAGTGAGACAGAAGTGCTACCCCGGCGGGCCCTTTTTATTAACAGCGGTGTCCAGCTCTGCTGCCAGGGCTCGCCCGTCCTGGATAGCCTGCTGGCCCTGGAACAAAAGGGGATGGAAATCCTGGCTTGCGGTACCTGCCTGGATTACTACCACTTGAAGGATAAACTCTGCGTTGGTAGTATTACCAACATGTATACCATTATTGAGCACCTCATGGCCGCCGAGAAGGTCATCACCCTGTAGCGGAAGGGGGGGGGCACCGTGTTCTGGCTGAACTGGCGCCGCCGGGACCAGCAGCAACGCCTGGAGATGGCCCTGGAGAGATGCCGGGGCAGGATTAGCGGGAGCCTGCGGCGCCAGCTGCTCCGTTTGGCCCCCCTGGAAATGGCCAGCCTGCTAATCGCTATCTGGCCGCGCCTGGGGCCGGGTCTCAGGGAACAACTGGCGACCCTAATTGAGGA
Proteins encoded in this region:
- the yedF gene encoding sulfurtransferase-like selenium metabolism protein YedF, which gives rise to MEKVVDARGQACPLPVIQTKKAMEALGPEAEVVTIVDNEVARDNVLKLARSLECETEVREQGSDYYIHIRKEAMPTTRLTVGTGQVLLVSAATLGRGSDELGSILMRSFLYSLSETEVLPRRALFINSGVQLCCQGSPVLDSLLALEQKGMEILACGTCLDYYHLKDKLCVGSITNMYTIIEHLMAAEKVITL